From a region of the Candidatus Deferrimicrobiaceae bacterium genome:
- a CDS encoding 50S ribosomal protein L11 methyltransferase, producing the protein MVRYERKGFDMSILDFPSECIEPFIEHWGEPRAFWLRKPRPVGETILIARKRFPVPDSHENRKTIFLDVERAFGTGGHGTTEGCLLALEKFQRGEETVLDVGTGTGVLAIAAHRLGARHVTAVDIDGASCREARKNLAANGIATGIEVREGGIEQAEGPFDIIAANLRPLLLVGLMEVLVGKLHDRGVAILSGIMERELHPFLAFLEKHPLELLDRKRIRGWMTLVLRKRSRNAPPAG; encoded by the coding sequence ATGGTACGGTACGAAAGAAAGGGGTTCGACATGTCCATCCTTGATTTCCCCTCTGAATGTATCGAGCCGTTCATCGAGCACTGGGGAGAGCCACGCGCTTTCTGGCTCCGGAAACCCAGGCCCGTCGGCGAAACGATCCTGATCGCCAGAAAAAGGTTCCCCGTCCCGGATTCCCATGAAAACCGGAAAACGATCTTCCTGGATGTCGAACGAGCATTCGGGACCGGCGGGCACGGCACCACGGAAGGATGCCTCCTTGCGCTCGAGAAGTTCCAACGGGGAGAAGAAACCGTCCTGGATGTGGGGACGGGCACGGGGGTCCTTGCCATCGCGGCGCACCGGCTGGGAGCGCGTCACGTGACCGCGGTCGATATCGACGGCGCCTCCTGCCGGGAAGCAAGGAAAAATCTCGCCGCGAACGGGATCGCGACCGGAATCGAGGTCAGGGAAGGCGGGATCGAACAGGCGGAAGGCCCGTTCGACATCATCGCCGCGAACCTCCGGCCGCTCCTTCTGGTTGGGCTCATGGAGGTTCTCGTCGGCAAATTGCACGACCGGGGCGTCGCGATCCTCTCGGGGATCATGGAGAGGGAGCTCCACCCTTTCCTGGCCTTCCTGGAAAAGCACCCCCTGGAGCTTCTGGACAGGAAAAGGATACGGGGCTGGATGACGCTGGTTTTACGAAAAAGATCGCGCAACGCCCCCCCTGCGGGATAG